DNA sequence from the Pichia kudriavzevii chromosome 4, complete sequence genome:
ACAAATTTGGCCTTACCAGAAGTAACTGCAACAGTACAACCATCTTGGCCATTACCATTGTAGGAACCATTCTCGTAGACACATTCACCATTGACAACAGAGTTATCATCATAAGCGACAATTTTAACATTGAAATTAGCAGCATCTCTGttatttggatttggaatTAAAGATAAATATGAGACACCATTTGTGTAACCGGCACCAAAATTCAGTGGTGCCCAGTTACCAACACCTGAACCAGCTGTACCCCAAACACAACCATCAGTTTGGGAAACTCCTGCATTATTGACATAATATTGAGCAGATGTCTTTTTACCTTGCCAGGTATAATAAGTATCTTCATCGACAGTAGTTAACAAGTTCTCTGAACCTGGACCGACAATGGTTGGAATGACCATGTTTTCTGTACCTGGATAATCGGTTCTACAGATTGCAACGCtttgatcaatttcagATACAACTCTTGCAGCATCAATACCCCATTCACATAGATGAGTAGTATCTTTGTTAGTTCTATGAAGAGTACCATCTTTACAATATAATCCACCAACAGAAACACCATTACCAGGTTGACTACTTGGCCATTGGGTCTTGGACATACCTGGTTGACATGCATAGGAACAATAAGTACCATCTTCACATGAACCACCAGTAGAGGTATCATCATGGTAAAGACCTGACCAACCACCAAATCCTAAATAATCCAAGGCAACAACACCATTGCCGCTTGGGAATTGGGAACATGGAATAACTCCATCTTCGAAATCATCAGTTGGATCTTGATATGCACCCAAATCACCAGAAGATGAATATGAGTAACCCTTACTATTAGAAGAGCTAGAGCTTGAAGCAGAAGCagaggatgaagaagatgaggatgaagaagatgaatcGTCTTcagaagttgatgataGAGCCGAGgaagatgaggaagatgaggaggatgaGGATGTAGGAATATTGGAAGGAGTTGGTTGTTCAAAAGTAGAAGTAGAAGTAGTTGATTGTTCATAAGTATTACCGTCACCATCGACAGTGACGGTCACATAGACGTAATCATAAGCGACTGCTCTtttatgttgatgatgcaTATGAACAGTGGTAGCAGTAGTTGTACATTCTTCATCGGATGCCTTAACGGAAACCAACAGAGAAGCAATTGTGAAAAGACAAGTATTAGATAGTTTCATTCCTATAGATATCGGAAAGGAGGGGGGAGGAAGCCGGTAAAAGCCGTCA
Encoded proteins:
- a CDS encoding uncharacterized protein (PKUD0D01000; similar to Saccharomyces cerevisiae YNL066W (SUN4) and YIL123W (SIM1); ancestral locus Anc_2.239; intron in 5' UTR); the protein is MKLSNTCLFTIASLLVSVKASDEECTTTATTVHMHHQHKRAVAYDYVYVTVTVDGDGNTYEQSTTSTSTFEQPTPSNIPTSSSSSSSSSSSALSSTSEDDSSSSSSSSSSSASASSSSSSNSKGYSYSSSGDLGAYQDPTDDFEDGVIPCSQFPSGNGVVALDYLGFGGWSGLYHDDTSTGGSCEDGTYCSYACQPGMSKTQWPSSQPGNGVSVGGLYCKDGTLHRTNKDTTHLCEWGIDAARVVSEIDQSVAICRTDYPGTENMVIPTIVGPGSENLLTTVDEDTYYTWQGKKTSAQYYVNNAGVSQTDGCVWGTAGSGVGNWAPLNFGAGYTNGVSYLSLIPNPNNRDAANFNVKIVAYDDNSVVNGECVYENGSYNGNGQDGCTVAVTSGKAKFVFY